The Streptomyces sp. V3I7 genome segment TAGCTGTCGCGCAGATCGGCCTTCGTGGTGTACGGGAACCGGGCCAAGTCCTCCAGCGTGCGGCAGTCGCCCGGAGCGACCCCTGCCTGGTCGAACTTGCGTCGGTACAGTTCCACGTTCTCGTAGGCGTGGTGCAGGGTCTGCTTCAGGCGGGCGAGCTGGAGCTCGCGCAGCGCTTCGCGGTCCATCCGCTCGGCGTCGTCGCGCAGTCCGTCGGGCAGCGGTGCGCCCAGGCGCGGAGCGGGGGCAGGGGCGGTGGGCAGGGCTTGGCTCATGACGACTCCTTCGTCGTGGCGTGGGAGAGGGTGCGGCTGCGTCCGCGGAACTCCGCGGTCGGTTCCTGGCCGCGCAGCACGCGCACGTCATAGATGCCGCTGCGCCCGTACCGGGCCCGCTCGCGGGCCTCGGCATGGAGGACGTCGCCCTCGTGGGCGGGGCTGACGAAGTCGATGTCGGCTGCCGCTGCGACCGTGATGGGTCCGTAGCTGTTGCAGGCGCAGGCTGTCCGCGAGCAGGAAGAGATGGCCGCCGTGCGCGATGCGGTGCCCGTTGACCATGGCCGGTGTCACCGTCATCCGCACCACGGCCGTGCCCTCGCCGTGCTCCGGCAGTTCGATTCCCAGGCCGCTTGACGCCCGGTCGGCATCCAGCATCCTTCGCACCGGATCCGGGCCGGTCTGCGTGTTCTGCCTCACGTTGCTCACCCCCTTGCCTCCCGACCGAACGTTCGGTTAACGTGCGGCGGAGTCAAGTAATCAAGCAACGCCGCTGCCTGTCAAGAGGTGGAACGCATGCCATACGCCCCGTCCGCGTCGCCCGACTTCTTCGCCCGCCACAGTGATCTGCTGCAGCGGGCCGTCGAGGCGACGGCCCGCCGCGACTACTGGACGCCGTTCAAGGAGTCGCCGAGCACCAAGGCCTACGGCGAGCAGGCCCCCGCCGAGGGCGAGGCGGCCTTCCAGGCACACCTGGGCAAGCCGTTCGCGTTGGACGGCCACCCCGGCGAGGGCCTCGTCGAGGTCGCAGAAGTGTCGCCGTACGGGATGGAACTCCGCGTGTCGTACCCGAAGGTCACCGTCGAGCAGGCCCTGTCCGCGGCCGCTGCGGCGGCCGACACCTGGAGGGGAGCCGACCCCGATGTCCGCGTCGGTGTCGCGGCCGAGATCCTGGTGCGGCTGAACGCGGCGAGCTTCGAGATCGGCCATGCCGTGCACCACACCACCGGCCAGCCCTTCGTGATGGCGTTCCAGGCGGGCGGTCCTCATGCCCAGGACCGCGGCCTGGAGGCCGCCGTCTGCGCCTGGGCGGAGCAGAAGCGCCACCCGTCCTCGGCGCGCTGGAGCAAGCCGCAGCGCAAGGGCGGCGACCTGGCGATGCAGAGCCGGTACACCCCGGTGGGTCGAGGCAGCGCGCTCTTGGTCGCCTGCAACACCTTTCCGACGTGGAACGGTTATCCGGGCCTGTTCGCGTCGCTGGTGACCGGCAACCCGGTGATCGTCAAGCCGCATCCGGGCGCGGTGCTGCCGCTGGCGATCACGGTGCGGATCGCGCGGGAGGTCCTGGCTGAGGCGGGCTTCGACCCGAACGTGGTGGTCCTGGCCGCGGAGGCGGCGGGCGGCCGGGCGGCGGCCGAGTTCGCCCTCGACCCACGGGTGCGGATCGTGGACTTCACCGGCTCGACGCAGTTCGGCGACTGGCTGGAGGACAACGCCCGCCAGGCGAGCGTCTACACCGAGAAGGCCGGTCTGAACACGGTCATCGTCGACTCCACGGACGACTACCAGGGGTTGCTGCGCAATCTGGCGTTCTCGCTGTCCCTCTACAGCGGCCAGATGTGCACCACCCCGCAGAACCTCCTCGTTCCCCGGCACGGCTTCCCGACGGACCAGGGCCGCAAGAGCGCCGATGAGTTCGCCGCCGACTTGGGCGCCGCGCTGGACAAGCTGCTGGGCGATCCGGCCCGGGCCGCCGGCACTCTCGGAGCGCTCGCGAACGCGGACATCCTCAAGCGCCTGGAGGCGGCTGCCGGCCTCGGCACCACCGTCCACCCGTCGGCCGAGATCGCGCATCCCGAGTACGAGGGCGCCGCCCTGCATACTCCGTTGATCGCCCGCCTGGACGCGGCCGACCACGACACGTACACCCGCGAGTGGTTCGGCCCCATCTCCTTCGTCATCGGCGTCGACGACACCGCACACGCGCTGGAGATCTTCCGGCAGACGGTGGGTGCCCACGGTGCGCTGACCACCGCCGTTCACTCCACCAGCGAAGACGTGCTGGCCAAGGTGGAGCGTGCGGCGCTTCAGGTCGGTGTGCAGCTGTCGGAGAACCTGACCGGCGCGGTGTTCGTCAACCAGACGGCCGCGTTCGCCGACTTCCACGGCTCGGCCGCCAACCCGGCCGCCAGCGCCACGCTTACCGACGCGGCGTTCGTCACCGGCCGCTTCAACATCCTTCAGTGCCGCCGCCCGGCCACGAGCCAGGAGAACAGCCGTGTCTGACGAGGTCTACCTGATCGACGGGGTCCGAACCCCGCAGGGCCGCTACGGCGGCGCTCTCGCCGCGGCGCGGCCCGACGACCTGGCCGCCTTGGTGGTCGGCGAGGCGGTAAGCCGCGCCGCGATACCCGCCGAAGCGGTCGACGAGGTGATCCTGGGGGCGGCCAACCAGGCCGGTGAGGACAACCGTGACGTGGCCCGGATGGCGGCGCTGCTGGCGGGCCTGCCGCACACCGTGCCCGGCTACACCGTCAACCGCCTGTGCGCTTCGGGGCTGACGGCCGTCGCCTCGGCCGCGCAGGCGATCCGCTCCGGAGAGGCGGACCTGGTCGTGGCGGGCGGTGTGGAGTCGATGACCCGCGCCCCGTGGGTGATGGCCAAGCCCGGCACCCCGTGGGCCAAGCCGGGCGAGGTGGCCGACACCGCGCTCGGATGGCGGTTCACCAACCCCCGGTTCGCCGCCCGGGACACCCTCTCCATGGGGGAGACCGCGGAGGAGGTCGCCGCCCTGGACGGCATCACCCGCAGCGACGCGGACGCGTTCGCGCTGCGCAGCCACCAGCGCGCGATCGCCGCCCAGCAGGCGGGTCGCTTCGCGGGCGAGATCGTCCCCGTGGAGGTCACCGGCCGCAAGGGCACCACCACGGTCACCACCGACGAGGGCCCCCGCCCGTCCACCACCATCGAGCAACTGGCCTCCTTGCGCACCGTTTTCCGTGACGGCGGCATCGTGACGGCGGGCAACTCCTCGCCGCTGTCGGACGGCGCCGCCGCCCTGGTCGTGGCCGGTGCCGCCGCCGTGAAGAAGTACGGACTGACCCCGCGGGCGCGGATCACCGCCTCCGCCTCGGCGGGTGTCGAGCCGCATCTGATGGGCCTGGGGCCCGTCCCGGCCACCGAGAAGGTCCTCGCCCGCACCGGCCTGACGGCGGGCGAGGTGGACGCGGTCGAACTCAACGAGGCCTTCGCCGCCCAGGCCCTGGCCGTGATGCGCCGCCTGAAGCTGGATGAGGACAAGGTCAACGCGGACGGCGGGGCGATCGCGCTGGGCCACCCGCTGGGCTGCTCCGGTGCCCGCATCCTGCTCACCCTGCTGGGCCGGCTGGAGCGCGAGAACGGCCGGCGCGGTCTTGCCACCCTGTGCGTGGGCGTCGGGCAGGGCGTCGCGATGCTCGTGGAGCGCATGCGATGAGCGACTTCGAAACCCTTGACGTCGAAGAGCGAGCAGACCGCGTCGTGGTCACCCTGCGCCGCCCCGAGGCCCGCAACGCCATCAACGCGAAGATGATCGGCGAACTGCACCAGGTGTGCGAGCTGTTGGAGCGCCGGCCGCGGCTGCTGCTGCTCACCGGGCACGGTGGTGTCTTCGCCGGTGGCGCGGACATCGCCGAGCTGCGCGAGCGTGGCCGCGACGAAGCGCTGCAAGGGATCAACAGCCGGCTGTTCGAGCGGGTTCGCCGCCTGCCGATGCCGAGTGTCGCCGCGGTGGACGGCTGGGCGCTGGGCGGCGGCGCGGAACTCGCCTACGCCTGCGACCTGCGCATCGCCGGCCCTGATGCGGTGTTCGGCAACCCCGAGCCCGTTCTGGGCATCCTGGCCGCGGCCGGGGCGTGCTGGCGGC includes the following:
- the paaN gene encoding phenylacetic acid degradation protein PaaN, which encodes MPYAPSASPDFFARHSDLLQRAVEATARRDYWTPFKESPSTKAYGEQAPAEGEAAFQAHLGKPFALDGHPGEGLVEVAEVSPYGMELRVSYPKVTVEQALSAAAAAADTWRGADPDVRVGVAAEILVRLNAASFEIGHAVHHTTGQPFVMAFQAGGPHAQDRGLEAAVCAWAEQKRHPSSARWSKPQRKGGDLAMQSRYTPVGRGSALLVACNTFPTWNGYPGLFASLVTGNPVIVKPHPGAVLPLAITVRIAREVLAEAGFDPNVVVLAAEAAGGRAAAEFALDPRVRIVDFTGSTQFGDWLEDNARQASVYTEKAGLNTVIVDSTDDYQGLLRNLAFSLSLYSGQMCTTPQNLLVPRHGFPTDQGRKSADEFAADLGAALDKLLGDPARAAGTLGALANADILKRLEAAAGLGTTVHPSAEIAHPEYEGAALHTPLIARLDAADHDTYTREWFGPISFVIGVDDTAHALEIFRQTVGAHGALTTAVHSTSEDVLAKVERAALQVGVQLSENLTGAVFVNQTAAFADFHGSAANPAASATLTDAAFVTGRFNILQCRRPATSQENSRV
- a CDS encoding acetyl-CoA C-acyltransferase codes for the protein MSDEVYLIDGVRTPQGRYGGALAAARPDDLAALVVGEAVSRAAIPAEAVDEVILGAANQAGEDNRDVARMAALLAGLPHTVPGYTVNRLCASGLTAVASAAQAIRSGEADLVVAGGVESMTRAPWVMAKPGTPWAKPGEVADTALGWRFTNPRFAARDTLSMGETAEEVAALDGITRSDADAFALRSHQRAIAAQQAGRFAGEIVPVEVTGRKGTTTVTTDEGPRPSTTIEQLASLRTVFRDGGIVTAGNSSPLSDGAAALVVAGAAAVKKYGLTPRARITASASAGVEPHLMGLGPVPATEKVLARTGLTAGEVDAVELNEAFAAQALAVMRRLKLDEDKVNADGGAIALGHPLGCSGARILLTLLGRLERENGRRGLATLCVGVGQGVAMLVERMR
- a CDS encoding enoyl-CoA hydratase/isomerase family protein: MSDFETLDVEERADRVVVTLRRPEARNAINAKMIGELHQVCELLERRPRLLLLTGHGGVFAGGADIAELRERGRDEALQGINSRLFERVRRLPMPSVAAVDGWALGGGAELAYACDLRIAGPDAVFGNPEPVLGILAAAGACWRLPELVGESVAKQVLLAGRRLDAQASLACGLVLDVVSAGQLLEAAHALLDRMARSSAAALRLTKLVVDHPGAHPVADDLAQAVLFEGPDKQDRMSRFLAKSTRGSTT